A stretch of Thermus oshimai DSM 12092 DNA encodes these proteins:
- a CDS encoding FecCD family ABC transporter permease: protein MVLGLPLTLRRGLVFGWLFLLLFLALVLGVALGAVALSPWEVLRALLGLEANPIVTELRLPRVLGGMLVGAALGLSGAAFQGLFRNPLADPYLMGAASGAAFGVTLFAALLGGLSPAFAQHAVFQHLPLSATLMGFLGALSATLFTLLLAGGVARTGELVLSGVVVGSVLTGATTYLMLQDADRVRAVFAYTLGNLAFMGWAGVKALLLFALLALPPLLLLGRFLNALQLGEETARSLGLPLEALKGLLLLSASLLVAAAVAQAGIIGFVGLIAPHALRRLLGEDYRLLLPASALGGAALLAFADLLARTLTRPAELPVGVVTTLLGGPFFLYLMWRRRGRA, encoded by the coding sequence ATGGTCCTGGGCCTCCCCCTAACCCTTAGGCGGGGCCTGGTCTTCGGCTGGCTCTTCCTCCTCCTCTTCCTGGCCCTGGTGCTGGGGGTGGCCCTGGGGGCGGTGGCCCTTTCCCCCTGGGAGGTCTTAAGGGCCCTTCTCGGCCTCGAGGCCAACCCCATCGTCACCGAGCTCCGCCTGCCCCGGGTCCTGGGGGGGATGCTGGTGGGGGCGGCCCTGGGCCTCTCGGGGGCCGCCTTCCAGGGGCTTTTCCGCAACCCCCTGGCGGACCCCTACCTCATGGGGGCGGCCTCCGGGGCGGCCTTCGGGGTGACCCTCTTCGCCGCCCTTTTGGGCGGCCTTTCCCCGGCCTTTGCCCAGCACGCGGTCTTCCAGCACCTGCCCCTTTCCGCCACCCTCATGGGCTTCCTGGGGGCCCTTTCCGCCACCCTCTTCACCCTCCTCCTGGCGGGGGGGGTGGCCCGCACGGGGGAGCTGGTCCTCTCGGGGGTGGTGGTGGGGAGCGTCCTCACCGGGGCCACCACCTACCTGATGCTCCAGGACGCGGACCGGGTGCGGGCGGTCTTCGCCTACACCCTGGGGAACCTGGCCTTTATGGGCTGGGCAGGGGTGAAGGCCCTTCTCCTCTTCGCCCTGTTGGCCCTGCCGCCCCTTCTCCTCCTCGGACGCTTCCTGAACGCGTTGCAGCTCGGGGAGGAGACCGCCCGGAGCCTGGGGCTGCCCCTCGAGGCCCTAAAGGGCCTCCTCCTCCTCTCCGCAAGCCTTCTGGTGGCCGCGGCCGTGGCCCAGGCGGGGATCATCGGTTTCGTGGGCCTCATCGCCCCCCACGCCCTAAGGCGCCTTCTCGGGGAGGATTACCGCCTGCTTCTCCCGGCGAGCGCCCTGGGGGGGGCGGCCCTCCTGGCCTTCGCCGACCTCCTGGCCCGCACCCTCACCCGGCCCGCGGAGCTCCCCGTGGGGGTGGTGACCACCCTCCTCGGGGGG